From Halomicrobium salinisoli, the proteins below share one genomic window:
- a CDS encoding AAA family ATPase — protein sequence MEPPLWTEEHAPSLADIPQEQAREHLQRAVEEPMNLIVHGPKGSGKTAGVRALAKATHENPDADLIEINVADVFDMTKKEVASDPRFSSFVDSKRRRESSKADLINHVLKESASYTPMSGSYKTILLDNAEGMREDFQQALRRVMEQYYEATQFVIATRQPSALIAPIRSRCFPVVMRAPTHAETVGALERIVEREGVDYDDDGLEYVAGYADGDLRAATLGAQTTYEQAGEITMNAAYEALNDVEADDQVETMVEAAAAGEFTDARSTLDDLLVDEGHSGVDVLEDVLAVVRSKYSGDVVAEIHRLAGEIDADLVEGTNDRLHVSHLLAELGEIAGDRQ from the coding sequence ATGGAACCGCCGCTGTGGACGGAGGAGCACGCCCCGTCGCTGGCGGACATCCCGCAGGAACAGGCCCGCGAGCACCTCCAGCGGGCGGTCGAGGAGCCGATGAACCTGATCGTCCACGGGCCCAAGGGGAGCGGCAAGACCGCCGGCGTGCGGGCGCTGGCCAAGGCGACCCACGAGAACCCCGACGCGGACCTCATCGAGATCAACGTGGCCGACGTCTTCGACATGACGAAGAAGGAGGTCGCATCGGATCCGCGGTTCTCGTCGTTCGTGGACAGCAAGCGCCGGCGGGAGTCATCCAAGGCGGACCTGATCAACCACGTCCTCAAGGAGTCCGCCAGCTACACGCCGATGTCGGGGTCGTACAAGACGATCCTGCTGGACAACGCCGAGGGGATGCGCGAGGACTTCCAGCAGGCGCTGCGTCGCGTGATGGAGCAGTACTACGAGGCGACGCAGTTCGTCATCGCCACGCGCCAGCCGTCGGCGCTGATCGCACCGATCCGGTCGCGCTGCTTCCCCGTCGTGATGCGGGCGCCCACCCACGCCGAGACCGTCGGAGCCCTGGAGCGCATCGTCGAGCGCGAGGGCGTCGACTACGACGACGACGGCCTGGAGTACGTCGCGGGCTACGCCGACGGCGACCTCCGGGCCGCCACGCTGGGTGCCCAGACCACCTACGAGCAGGCGGGCGAGATCACCATGAACGCCGCCTACGAGGCGCTCAACGACGTCGAGGCCGACGACCAGGTCGAGACGATGGTCGAGGCCGCCGCGGCCGGCGAGTTCACCGACGCCCGCTCGACGCTGGACGACCTGCTCGTCGACGAGGGTCACAGCGGCGTCGACGTCCTCGAGGACGTGCTGGCGGTCGTCCGCTCGAAGTACTCCGGCGACGTCGTCGCCGAAATTCACCGGCTGGCCGGCGAGATCGACGCCGATCTGGTGGAGGGGACGAACGATCGCCTGCACGTCTCGCACCTGCTCGCGGAACTGGGCGAGATCGCAGGGGATCGGCAGTGA
- a CDS encoding MOSC domain-containing protein, whose amino-acid sequence MQQQELLADHDVLDPAAADPHLAHLQRFPVKSLDPEVRETATLVTAGALDGDREWATLDRPADEPYDPDAADVTGSGDYVNGKKTDAVHRIRSTFHPRSEDGPAVTLRRTDENPDAARRFPLYDGRADGSGVDGDGGDAGRPIDAEREREVHAELNDWLSDHFGRPVSVRWDGTGQQDDRERHGPTVVSTATLREIAAWFDFDLASARRRFRANLEIGGVPPFWEDRLFVDEGEVVAFRVGDGVVEGIHPCQRCVVPGRDPDTGAETPDFRETFVQRRRETKPEWTDCDRFDHDYRLMVNTRVPDDSAGTQVEVGDSVEILETRPE is encoded by the coding sequence ATGCAGCAGCAGGAACTGCTCGCCGACCACGACGTCCTGGACCCCGCCGCGGCCGACCCGCACCTCGCGCACCTCCAGCGCTTCCCTGTGAAGTCGCTCGATCCCGAGGTCCGCGAGACGGCGACGCTCGTCACCGCCGGCGCGCTCGACGGCGACCGCGAGTGGGCGACGCTCGACCGGCCCGCCGACGAGCCCTACGACCCGGACGCCGCCGACGTGACCGGCTCCGGCGACTACGTCAACGGGAAGAAGACCGACGCCGTCCACCGGATCCGGTCGACGTTCCACCCGCGCTCCGAGGACGGACCCGCGGTCACGCTCCGCCGCACCGACGAGAACCCGGACGCCGCCCGCCGGTTCCCGCTCTACGACGGCCGAGCCGACGGGAGCGGCGTGGACGGCGACGGCGGCGACGCGGGCCGCCCGATCGACGCCGAGCGCGAACGGGAGGTCCACGCCGAGCTGAACGACTGGCTCTCGGACCACTTCGGCCGCCCCGTCAGCGTCCGCTGGGACGGCACCGGCCAGCAGGACGACCGAGAGCGCCACGGCCCGACCGTGGTCTCCACCGCGACGCTCCGGGAGATCGCCGCCTGGTTCGACTTCGACCTGGCCTCCGCCCGGCGGCGCTTCCGGGCCAACCTCGAGATCGGCGGCGTCCCGCCGTTCTGGGAGGACCGCCTGTTCGTCGACGAGGGCGAAGTGGTTGCGTTCCGCGTCGGCGACGGCGTCGTCGAGGGGATCCACCCCTGCCAGCGCTGCGTCGTCCCCGGACGCGACCCCGACACGGGCGCCGAGACGCCCGACTTCCGGGAGACGTTCGTCCAGCGCCGCCGCGAGACGAAGCCCGAGTGGACCGACTGCGACCGCTTCGACCACGACTACCGGCTGATGGTCAACACCCGCGTCCCCGACGACTCCGCCGGGACGCAGGTCGAGGTCGGCGATTCCGTCGAGATTCTGGAGACGCGGCCCGAGTAG
- a CDS encoding GNAT family N-acetyltransferase encodes MTDAERDRDPYAVRERTPTPDEFQALREAAGMAARSREGVERGLPNSLYAVVVDHEPSGEAVGMGRIVGDGGSVYHVCDMAVHPDHQGRGLGTRVMEALMAYVEETAPPDAYVNLMADVDGFYDRFGFEETRPASKGMYLPSE; translated from the coding sequence ATGACCGACGCGGAGCGGGACCGCGACCCGTACGCCGTCCGCGAACGGACGCCCACGCCCGACGAGTTCCAGGCCCTCCGCGAGGCGGCCGGGATGGCCGCCCGCTCCCGCGAGGGCGTCGAGCGAGGGCTCCCGAACTCGCTGTACGCAGTGGTGGTCGACCACGAACCCAGCGGAGAGGCCGTCGGGATGGGCCGCATCGTCGGCGACGGCGGGTCGGTGTACCACGTCTGCGACATGGCCGTCCACCCGGACCACCAGGGCCGGGGCCTGGGCACCCGAGTGATGGAGGCCCTGATGGCGTACGTCGAGGAAACGGCGCCGCCGGACGCCTACGTCAACCTCATGGCCGACGTCGACGGCTTCTACGACCGGTTCGGCTTCGAGGAGACGCGCCCCGCCTCGAAGGGGATGTACCTGCCGTCGGAGTGA
- a CDS encoding MBL fold metallo-hydrolase: MEVTLLGTGDTTGTPTPNCECDTCERAREEGVERTRFSVHVRNERTGEVLLVDASPDFRRQFLREDVALPDAAVITHVHFDHLDGLGNAYRLVDDLPVYAADETDPALGHSVAEHVADRYDYLDVVTVRGRTPFEPFEAAGFEVTLVPSVHPPLVCYGLRIEHPETGAALAVSGDTTYGIDRDSRDVLRDADLALVEGIVHPELCEHHPAGGDHHDADGVPRTFGTKHMTLTGARALADDLGADDYRIVHTAHFVPPEQAFADDVAVDGERFVL, translated from the coding sequence ATGGAGGTCACCCTGCTGGGCACGGGCGACACGACCGGGACGCCGACGCCGAACTGCGAGTGCGACACCTGCGAGCGCGCCCGCGAGGAGGGGGTCGAGCGGACGCGCTTCTCCGTCCACGTCCGCAACGAGCGCACCGGCGAGGTCCTGCTCGTCGACGCGAGCCCGGACTTCCGCCGCCAGTTCCTCCGCGAGGACGTCGCGCTGCCGGACGCCGCGGTGATCACGCACGTCCACTTCGACCACCTCGACGGCCTCGGCAACGCCTATCGGCTGGTCGACGACCTGCCCGTCTACGCCGCCGACGAGACCGACCCCGCGCTGGGCCACAGCGTCGCCGAGCACGTCGCCGACCGCTACGACTACCTCGACGTGGTGACCGTCCGCGGCCGCACTCCCTTCGAGCCCTTCGAGGCCGCCGGCTTCGAGGTGACGCTGGTCCCGTCGGTCCACCCCCCGCTCGTCTGCTACGGGCTCCGGATCGAACATCCAGAAACGGGCGCGGCGCTCGCTGTCTCGGGGGACACCACCTACGGCATCGACCGGGACTCGCGGGACGTCCTCCGCGACGCGGACCTGGCGCTGGTCGAGGGCATCGTCCACCCCGAACTCTGCGAGCACCACCCCGCAGGCGGCGACCACCACGACGCGGACGGCGTCCCGCGCACGTTCGGCACCAAGCACATGACCCTGACCGGCGCGCGGGCGCTGGCCGACGACCTCGGCGCCGACGACTACCGCATCGTCCACACCGCTCACTTCGTGCCGCCGGAGCAGGCCTTCGCCGACGACGTCGCCGTGGACGGAGAGCGGTTCGTATTGTAG
- a CDS encoding DUF5787 family protein, producing MREFAFELSLCASLESEREDVLSRQLGAAVHGRRVVDVLLVDPGPKFDERTAITPESIPDAAIEADVGPGRARYWKDAFDCHPDRAERAMEAACERGFFERERRGGRTYVRQATRYPDDWFGDLVAVENKPDLDRPGDLQRQLRTDVALGLADRVVLATASHVTGAHRNRIPDEVGIWRYHPETGEREVLREAEPLAVDEPGIEIIEEHPGRTDVRVVSAERKARARRRLAERAYGKGWRTFDQPPCARCAPDGDGVPHCEWKGRAVRASDECGADCDGHEEAEPADVDADGLRAERTPWEPDPDGRARRQAGLDRWG from the coding sequence GTGCGCGAGTTCGCGTTCGAGCTGTCGCTGTGCGCCAGCCTCGAGAGCGAGCGCGAGGACGTCCTGAGCCGCCAGCTCGGCGCCGCCGTCCACGGCCGCCGCGTCGTCGACGTCCTGCTCGTCGATCCCGGCCCGAAGTTCGACGAGCGGACCGCCATCACGCCCGAGTCGATCCCGGACGCGGCGATCGAGGCCGACGTCGGCCCCGGCCGGGCCCGCTACTGGAAGGACGCCTTCGACTGCCACCCCGACCGGGCCGAGCGAGCGATGGAGGCCGCCTGCGAGCGGGGCTTCTTCGAGCGCGAGCGCCGCGGCGGGCGCACCTACGTCCGCCAGGCGACCCGCTATCCCGACGACTGGTTCGGCGACCTCGTCGCCGTCGAGAACAAGCCCGACCTCGACCGGCCCGGCGACCTGCAGCGCCAGCTTCGGACCGACGTCGCGCTGGGGCTCGCGGATCGGGTCGTGCTGGCCACCGCCTCGCACGTCACCGGCGCCCACCGCAACCGCATCCCCGACGAGGTCGGCATCTGGCGGTATCACCCCGAGACGGGCGAGCGGGAGGTGCTCCGCGAGGCCGAACCGCTCGCCGTCGACGAGCCCGGGATCGAGATAATCGAGGAGCACCCGGGCCGGACGGACGTGCGCGTGGTCTCCGCGGAGCGGAAGGCCCGCGCCCGCCGTCGGCTGGCCGAGCGGGCCTACGGCAAGGGCTGGCGGACCTTCGACCAGCCGCCCTGCGCCCGCTGCGCGCCCGACGGCGACGGCGTGCCTCACTGCGAGTGGAAAGGCCGCGCCGTGCGCGCCAGCGACGAGTGCGGGGCGGACTGCGACGGACACGAGGAGGCCGAACCGGCCGACGTCGACGCCGACGGCCTGCGCGCCGAACGGACGCCCTGGGAGCCCGACCCCGACGGACGCGCGCGACGGCAGGCCGGACTGGATCGGTGGGGGTAA
- a CDS encoding translation initiation factor IF-2 subunit gamma: MTSHNQPEVNIGLVGHVDHGKTTLVQALSGDWTDQHSEEMKRGISIRLGYADATFRRCPEAEEPEAFTVEETCGEHDVETELLRTVSFVDAPGHETLMATMLSGASIMDGAVLVVSASEPVPQAQTEEHLMALDIIGIDNIVIAQNKVDLVDQERARENYQQIQEFVEGTVAEDAPIVPVSAQQGVNMDLLIDAIEREIPTPDRDPEADPEMLVARSFDINRPGTTWEDLQGGVLGGSLTQGVLEADDEIELRPGREVEQGGQSEWRPVTTTVRSLQAGGEFVDEATPGGLLGVGTGLDPSITKGDALAGQVAGPPGTLPPVHQQFEMDVELLERIVGEDGGEVEEISTGEPLMLTIGTATTVGSVTSARGGECEVALKRPVCAREGAKIAINRRVGARWRLIGVGTLRG; the protein is encoded by the coding sequence ATGACATCGCACAACCAACCGGAGGTGAACATCGGGCTCGTCGGCCACGTCGACCACGGGAAGACCACGCTGGTCCAGGCCCTGTCGGGCGACTGGACGGACCAGCACTCCGAGGAGATGAAACGCGGCATCTCCATCCGTCTCGGCTACGCGGACGCCACGTTCCGTCGCTGTCCCGAGGCAGAGGAACCGGAGGCGTTCACGGTCGAGGAGACCTGCGGCGAGCACGACGTCGAGACCGAACTGCTGCGGACGGTGTCGTTCGTCGACGCGCCCGGCCACGAGACGCTGATGGCGACGATGCTGTCCGGCGCCTCGATCATGGACGGCGCCGTCCTCGTGGTCTCGGCCTCCGAGCCGGTGCCCCAGGCCCAGACGGAAGAGCACCTGATGGCACTGGACATCATCGGCATCGACAACATCGTGATCGCCCAGAACAAGGTCGACCTGGTCGACCAGGAGCGGGCCCGCGAGAACTACCAGCAGATCCAGGAGTTCGTCGAGGGGACCGTCGCCGAGGACGCGCCGATCGTCCCGGTCAGCGCCCAGCAGGGCGTCAACATGGACCTCCTGATCGACGCCATCGAGCGAGAGATTCCCACGCCCGACCGCGACCCCGAGGCCGACCCCGAGATGCTCGTCGCCCGGAGCTTCGACATCAACCGCCCGGGCACGACCTGGGAGGACCTTCAGGGCGGCGTGCTGGGCGGCTCGCTCACGCAGGGCGTCCTCGAGGCCGACGACGAGATCGAACTCCGCCCCGGCCGCGAGGTCGAGCAGGGCGGCCAGAGCGAGTGGCGCCCCGTCACGACCACCGTCAGGTCGCTGCAGGCCGGCGGCGAGTTCGTCGACGAGGCGACCCCCGGCGGCCTGCTCGGCGTCGGCACCGGCCTCGATCCGTCGATCACCAAGGGCGACGCGCTGGCCGGTCAGGTCGCCGGTCCGCCGGGCACGCTCCCGCCGGTCCACCAGCAGTTCGAGATGGACGTCGAACTGTTAGAGCGGATCGTCGGCGAGGACGGCGGTGAGGTCGAGGAGATCTCCACCGGCGAACCCCTGATGCTGACGATCGGTACCGCGACGACGGTCGGGTCGGTCACCTCCGCGCGCGGCGGCGAGTGCGAGGTCGCGCTCAAGCGACCGGTCTGCGCTCGCGAGGGCGCCAAGATCGCCATCAACCGGCGCGTCGGCGCCCGCTGGCGGCTCATCGGCGTCGGCACGCTGCGGGGATGA
- a CDS encoding twitching motility protein PilT, producing MIVLDTNALMMPVECDVRVFEELDRLGFSEYVIPSAVEDELAKLADGAGEEAVAASVGLDLADRCAVRETEAGYADDAVLELATGADVSHAVTNDQPLRDRLLDRGVPVIGLRGQNKLAITQP from the coding sequence ATGATCGTCCTGGACACGAACGCGCTCATGATGCCCGTCGAATGCGACGTCCGCGTGTTCGAGGAGCTCGATCGGCTGGGCTTCTCGGAGTACGTGATTCCGTCGGCCGTCGAGGACGAACTCGCAAAGCTCGCCGACGGCGCCGGCGAGGAGGCCGTCGCCGCGAGCGTCGGTCTGGACCTCGCGGATCGCTGCGCCGTCCGGGAGACCGAGGCGGGCTACGCGGACGACGCCGTCCTCGAACTGGCGACGGGCGCCGACGTCTCCCACGCCGTCACGAACGACCAGCCCCTCAGAGACCGCCTGCTGGACCGTGGCGTTCCAGTAATTGGTTTAAGGGGCCAGAACAAACTCGCCATCACTCAACCATAG
- a CDS encoding DNA-directed RNA polymerase — protein sequence MYKRVRLRDTVEVPPEHLADVTPDLVKKLLQDKLEGRMDEDVGSVVSVIDVHDIGEGAVLPGEEGVYFDAEFDALTFDPKMQEVVDGEVVEVVNFGAFVGIGPVDGLLHVSQISDEYLAYDEEGQQLASRESNRTLGVGDAVRTRIVTKSIDERNPRDSKIGLTAKQVGLGKHGWLQEERERRQAQAEAGDT from the coding sequence ATGTACAAACGGGTACGACTTCGCGACACGGTCGAGGTGCCACCGGAGCACCTCGCTGACGTGACGCCTGATCTCGTCAAGAAGCTACTGCAGGACAAACTCGAGGGCCGCATGGACGAGGACGTCGGCTCCGTCGTGAGCGTCATCGACGTCCACGACATCGGCGAGGGCGCCGTCCTCCCCGGCGAGGAGGGCGTCTACTTCGACGCCGAGTTCGACGCGCTGACCTTCGACCCCAAGATGCAGGAGGTCGTCGACGGCGAGGTCGTCGAGGTGGTCAACTTCGGCGCCTTCGTGGGCATCGGGCCCGTCGACGGGCTGCTCCACGTCTCGCAGATCTCCGACGAGTACCTCGCCTACGACGAGGAGGGCCAGCAGCTGGCCTCCCGGGAGTCCAACCGGACCCTGGGGGTCGGCGACGCGGTCCGCACGCGCATCGTGACCAAGAGCATCGACGAGCGCAACCCGCGCGACTCGAAGATCGGCCTCACGGCCAAGCAGGTCGGCCTCGGCAAGCACGGCTGGCTCCAGGAGGAGCGCGAGCGCCGGCAGGCCCAGGCTGAAGCCGGTGATACCTGA
- the spt4 gene encoding transcription elongation factor subunit Spt4, translating into MMADRLVCRDCHRVQDADEEEACVACGSTSLTEDWAGYVVIAHPEESEIASEMEVTEPGQYALKVR; encoded by the coding sequence CTGATGGCGGACCGACTGGTCTGTCGCGACTGTCACCGCGTGCAGGACGCCGACGAGGAGGAGGCCTGCGTCGCCTGCGGATCGACATCGCTGACGGAGGACTGGGCCGGCTACGTCGTCATCGCCCACCCCGAGGAGTCGGAGATCGCCAGCGAGATGGAGGTCACCGAGCCGGGCCAGTACGCGCTGAAAGTCCGCTAA
- a CDS encoding GTP-dependent dephospho-CoA kinase family protein, with amino-acid sequence MSDVVLELPGTLRSELKAPFGPIYTDADALLADAGEPVVAVGDIVTYHLLEAGYVPAVAFVDERTKRADVDPEVREAIEARRSDAGAGSDADGREPSGFDRERTVDNPPATLTAALLSALSDGLAEGGTTLVRVDGEEDLASLPAALAVPEGGSVVYGQPDEGMVLVTADDETRERIGSIVDRMDGDAGRALSLLGV; translated from the coding sequence GTGTCCGACGTCGTTCTGGAACTGCCGGGGACACTCCGGTCCGAGTTGAAAGCGCCCTTCGGTCCGATCTACACCGACGCCGACGCGTTGCTCGCAGACGCCGGCGAACCGGTCGTCGCGGTGGGCGACATCGTCACCTACCACCTGCTGGAGGCGGGCTACGTCCCGGCGGTCGCGTTCGTCGACGAGCGGACCAAGCGGGCCGACGTCGACCCGGAGGTCCGCGAGGCCATCGAGGCCCGGCGGAGCGACGCGGGCGCTGGCTCGGACGCCGACGGACGGGAGCCGTCCGGCTTCGACCGCGAGCGGACCGTCGACAACCCGCCGGCGACGCTGACCGCCGCCTTGCTGTCGGCGCTGTCCGACGGGCTGGCCGAGGGCGGCACGACGCTGGTCCGCGTCGACGGCGAGGAGGACCTCGCGTCGCTGCCCGCGGCGCTGGCCGTCCCCGAGGGCGGCAGCGTCGTCTACGGCCAGCCTGACGAGGGGATGGTGCTCGTGACCGCCGACGACGAGACCCGCGAGCGCATCGGATCGATCGTCGATCGGATGGACGGGGACGCCGGGCGAGCGCTGTCGCTGCTGGGTGTGTAG
- a CDS encoding methyltransferase domain-containing protein: protein MYVLELAGQDDAFAVREAESAASDVTALAPGLATARGLSERAPDLAYTHRASELVATCDPDVASARGALDAAAVDRAGTVAVRAVDVRSTTGVDTQRVERELGSALVDRGFEVDLDDPDHELRALFAAGDAPAAGAGAAEEVRDASDVPADADGVCALGWLAVETRRDFAPAPTERPFFQPGSMDPMEARALVNVAGARDGRRVVDPMCGTGGILVEAGLVGASVVGTDAQWKMVRGSRENLAEYVDDFHVARADATALPLRDGAADAVVFDAPYGRQSRIEGDLADVVAGALAEAHRVAPRGVLVADRDWTEAAEAAGWTVESRFERRVHRSLVRHVHVLR, encoded by the coding sequence GTGTACGTCCTCGAACTCGCCGGCCAGGACGACGCCTTCGCGGTCCGGGAGGCGGAGAGCGCCGCCAGCGACGTGACCGCGCTGGCGCCGGGTCTGGCGACGGCTCGCGGCCTCTCCGAACGGGCCCCCGACCTCGCCTACACCCACCGCGCGAGCGAACTCGTCGCCACCTGTGACCCCGACGTCGCGAGCGCGCGGGGGGCGCTCGACGCCGCCGCCGTCGACCGCGCGGGCACCGTCGCGGTGCGGGCCGTCGACGTCCGCTCGACGACCGGCGTCGACACCCAGCGCGTCGAGCGCGAGCTCGGCAGCGCTCTGGTCGACCGCGGCTTCGAGGTGGACCTCGACGACCCCGACCACGAGCTGCGCGCGCTGTTCGCCGCGGGCGACGCCCCGGCGGCCGGAGCGGGCGCGGCCGAGGAGGTCCGGGACGCCAGCGACGTCCCCGCCGACGCCGACGGCGTCTGCGCGCTGGGCTGGCTCGCCGTCGAGACCCGCCGGGACTTCGCGCCGGCGCCCACCGAGCGGCCCTTCTTCCAGCCCGGCAGCATGGATCCCATGGAGGCCCGCGCGCTGGTCAACGTCGCCGGCGCGCGCGACGGCCGCCGCGTCGTCGACCCTATGTGCGGCACCGGCGGGATCCTCGTCGAGGCCGGCCTCGTCGGCGCCAGCGTCGTCGGCACCGACGCCCAGTGGAAGATGGTCCGCGGGTCCCGCGAGAACCTCGCCGAGTACGTCGACGACTTCCACGTCGCGCGGGCCGACGCGACCGCGCTCCCGCTGCGCGACGGCGCGGCAGACGCCGTCGTCTTCGACGCTCCCTACGGCCGCCAGTCCCGCATCGAGGGGGACCTGGCCGACGTCGTCGCGGGCGCGCTCGCGGAGGCCCACAGAGTCGCGCCCAGAGGTGTCCTCGTCGCCGACCGCGACTGGACCGAGGCCGCGGAAGCGGCCGGCTGGACGGTCGAATCGCGCTTCGAGCGCCGGGTCCACCGGTCGCTGGTCCGGCACGTCCACGTGCTGCGGTAG
- a CDS encoding TATA-box-binding protein yields the protein MVDPKETINIENVVASTGIGQELDLQSVAMDLEGADYDPEQFPGLVYRTQDPKSAALIFRSGKIVCTGAKSTDDVHESLRIVFDKLRDLNIQVDEDPEIVVQNIVTSADLGRTLNLNAIAIGLGLENIEYEPEQFPGLVYRLDEPDVVALLFGSGKLVITGGKKPEDAEEAVDKIVSRLEDLGLLE from the coding sequence ATGGTTGACCCCAAGGAGACAATTAATATCGAAAACGTCGTCGCCTCGACCGGCATCGGCCAGGAACTCGATCTGCAGAGCGTGGCCATGGACCTGGAGGGGGCCGACTACGATCCCGAGCAGTTCCCCGGACTCGTCTACCGCACGCAGGACCCGAAGTCTGCCGCTCTCATCTTCCGCTCCGGCAAGATCGTCTGCACCGGCGCCAAGAGCACCGACGACGTCCACGAGAGCCTCCGGATCGTCTTCGACAAGCTCCGCGACCTGAACATCCAGGTCGACGAGGACCCGGAGATCGTCGTCCAGAACATCGTCACCTCCGCCGACCTGGGGCGGACGCTCAACCTCAACGCCATCGCCATCGGGCTGGGGCTGGAGAACATCGAGTACGAGCCCGAGCAGTTCCCGGGGCTCGTCTACCGGCTGGACGAGCCGGACGTCGTCGCGCTGCTGTTCGGCTCGGGCAAGCTGGTCATCACGGGCGGGAAGAAGCCCGAGGACGCCGAGGAGGCCGTCGACAAGATCGTCTCCCGGCTCGAGGACCTGGGCCTGCTGGAGTAG
- a CDS encoding rubrerythrin-like domain-containing protein, whose translation MNDGSDMRPNVDVPESEQFECVGCGTRLTSPSDRVCPDCGGEVRNLTNSRDL comes from the coding sequence ATGAACGATGGATCGGATATGCGACCGAACGTCGACGTTCCCGAATCAGAACAGTTCGAATGTGTCGGCTGCGGCACTCGCCTCACCTCGCCGAGCGATCGGGTGTGCCCGGACTGCGGCGGGGAAGTCAGGAACCTGACGAACTCGCGGGACCTCTAG
- a CDS encoding rubrerythrin-like domain-containing protein produces the protein MIEYECRNCGGVTERGPLSVTCPDCGGPLRRRAGGTEE, from the coding sequence ATGATAGAGTACGAATGCCGGAACTGCGGCGGCGTGACCGAGCGCGGACCGCTGTCGGTGACCTGTCCGGACTGCGGCGGCCCGCTGCGGCGGCGCGCCGGCGGTACGGAAGAGTAA
- a CDS encoding DUF7473 family protein — MVAPLQAGLPGAGLVAIVVTALVTWLFYAVTLHLAATFFVGDVPTQPAAAAAVAPAVVSLLLQQYAGSGLLILVSVLATVAVDFAAVSYAYGLEWRSTAPLVALHVAFATLLGFALNNIFGFV; from the coding sequence ATGGTCGCACCTCTGCAGGCCGGGTTGCCGGGCGCCGGCCTCGTCGCTATCGTCGTCACGGCGCTGGTGACCTGGCTGTTCTACGCCGTCACGCTCCACCTGGCGGCCACCTTCTTCGTCGGCGACGTGCCGACCCAGCCGGCCGCCGCCGCCGCCGTCGCCCCGGCCGTCGTCTCCCTGCTCCTCCAGCAGTACGCCGGCAGCGGGCTCCTGATCCTCGTGTCCGTCCTGGCGACGGTGGCCGTGGACTTCGCCGCCGTCAGCTACGCCTACGGGCTGGAGTGGCGCTCGACCGCGCCGCTGGTGGCGCTGCACGTCGCGTTCGCGACGCTGCTCGGGTTCGCGCTGAACAACATCTTCGGGTTCGTCTAG